Part of the Streptomyces sp. WMMC500 genome is shown below.
CAGCTTCTTCGAGATCCTCTTCGGCTACGAGTGGGAGCTGTTCAAGAGCCCCGCGGGCGCCCACCAGTGGCGGCCGAAGGACGGCGCCGGCGCGGGCACCGTGCCCGACGCCCACGACCCGTCGAAGCGGCAGGAGCCGCGGATGCTGACGACGGACCTGTCGCTGCGCTTCGACCCGTCGTACGAGCAGATCTCGCGGCGCTTCAAGGACAACCCCGCGGAGTTCGCGGACGCCTTCGCCCGGGCCTGGTTCAAGCTCACCCACCGCGACATGGGCCCGAAGGTGCGCTACCTCGGCCCGGAGGTGCCGGCCGAGAACCTGATCTGGCAGGACCCGCTGCCGGAGGTCACCCACGAGCTGGTCGACGCCGCCGACGTCGCGGCGCTGAAGGCCCGGGTGCTGGAGTCCGGCCTGTCGGTCTCCGAGCTGGTCTCCACGGCGTGGGCGTCGGCGTCGACGTACCGGGGCAGCGACAAGCGCGGCGGCGCCAACGGCGCACGTGTCCGCCTGCAGCCGCAGATCGGCTGGGACGTCAACGAGCCCGACCGCCTGGCGCGTACGCTGCGCACGCTGGAGGGCGTGCAGGAGGAGTTCAACGCGGCGCAGTCCGGCGGCAAGCGGATCTCGCTGGCGGACCTGATCGTCCTCGCCGGCGCGGCGGGCGTGGAGAAGGCGGCCGGGGACGGCGGCGTCGAGGTCCGGGTCCCGTTCGCGCCGGGCCGTGCGGACGCCACCCAGGACGAGACGGACACCGAGTCCTTCGCCGCGCTGGAGCCGACCTCGGACGCCTTCCGCAACTACCTGACGAAGGACCAGCCCCTCCCGGCCGAGTACCTGCTCCTCGACCGCGCCAACCTCCTCACCCTGACCGCGCCGGAGATGACGGTCCTCGTCGGCGGCCTGCGCGTCCTGGGCGCCAACCACCAGCAGTCCCCCCACGGCGCCCTCACCGGGACCCCGGGCACCCTGACGAACGACTTCTTCGTCAACCTGCTCGACCTCGACACCACGTGGACGTCGGCCAACGGCGACGGCCAGCTCTTCGAGGGCCGCGACCGGACCGGCGAGGTCAGGTGGACGGGCACGCGCGCGGACCTGGTCTTCGGCTCGAACTCGGAGCTGCGCGCGGTGGCGGAGGTGTACGCGAGCGACGACGCGAAGGAGAAGTTCGTGCACGACTTCGTCGCGGCGTGGGACAAGGTCATGAACCTGGACCGCTTCGACCTGCGCTGACACTCCCACCCCACCGGGCCGGCCCCTTACGCGGGGGCCGGCCCGCCCCCTTCTCCGGCGCCTTCGACCACCCCCGCAGCCCTACGATGCACGCCGTATCGCACGCGGTTCGGCCGGTGCGGGGACGAGC
Proteins encoded:
- the katG gene encoding catalase/peroxidase HPI, which gives rise to MADKPEAHVTDTTPEGATGCPVAHGRAPHPTQGGGNRQWWPERLNVKILAKNQPASNPLGEDFDYAEAFASLDLAAVKRDIAEVLTTSQDWWPADFGNYGPLIIRMAWHSAGTYRIHDGRGGAGSGQQRFAPLNSWPDNGNLDKARRLLWPVKQKYGQSLSWADLMILSGNVALETMGFSTFGFAGGRADVWEAEEDVYWGPETEWLGDTRYSGDRQLENPLGAVQMGLIYVNPEGPNGNPDPIAAARDIRETFHRMAMNDEETVALIAGGHTFGKTHGNGPADAVGPAPEGAPMEAMGLGWISTHGTGKGGDAITSGLEVTWTDTPTAWDNSFFEILFGYEWELFKSPAGAHQWRPKDGAGAGTVPDAHDPSKRQEPRMLTTDLSLRFDPSYEQISRRFKDNPAEFADAFARAWFKLTHRDMGPKVRYLGPEVPAENLIWQDPLPEVTHELVDAADVAALKARVLESGLSVSELVSTAWASASTYRGSDKRGGANGARVRLQPQIGWDVNEPDRLARTLRTLEGVQEEFNAAQSGGKRISLADLIVLAGAAGVEKAAGDGGVEVRVPFAPGRADATQDETDTESFAALEPTSDAFRNYLTKDQPLPAEYLLLDRANLLTLTAPEMTVLVGGLRVLGANHQQSPHGALTGTPGTLTNDFFVNLLDLDTTWTSANGDGQLFEGRDRTGEVRWTGTRADLVFGSNSELRAVAEVYASDDAKEKFVHDFVAAWDKVMNLDRFDLR